A single Lolium perenne isolate Kyuss_39 chromosome 6, Kyuss_2.0, whole genome shotgun sequence DNA region contains:
- the LOC127308807 gene encoding uncharacterized protein, with protein sequence MEYERIEKPSFPTQGGGFSPKRLRAMLLGVERRRKDAGDDGGEQEQEEEYGAVPMASVRSDSVDARRGDTISEEYKDVDMVSTMSGSSSSLDTGSGHRSRDAHSTGSRFRVPEEDSCDSESVASNFEFHKERGASARSAPAPAAAVPPFSKHPPSKWDDAQKWIASPTANRPGRAGNGAFPRKMEKSGFGGGRLPATKVVLEAMEEIDTKRIDPSQEKREIGWQKAANWATPDPYPEVEPCAKSTLAAESVIVDSAVTLSCDSSTTLQSATTCIPPPPTVRSVSMRDMGTEMTPIASQEPSRTGTPVRATSPDCSRPTTPRRTLGVNAASAVINRGECSNAELSEQELQLKTRREIMLLGTQLGKTSIAAWASKKEEEKDASLSLKKVSLDQSTQNATEIRAAAWEEAEKAKYLARFKREEIKIHAWEDHQKAKIEAEMRKIEVDVERMRARAQDRLMSKLASTRHAADEQRADAESKRDRSAARTAEQAEHIRRTGRMPSSLGCWNWCS encoded by the exons ATGGAGTACGAGCGCATCGAGAAGCCATCGTTCCCCACTCAG GGCGGAGGGTTCTCGCCGAAGCGGCTGCGCGCGATGCTGCTGGGcgtggagaggcggcgcaaggacgccggcgacgacggcggggagcaggagcaggaggaggagtacGGCGCGGTGCCCAtggcctccgtcagatccgactCCGTCGACGCGCGCA GAGGAGACACCATATCCGAAGAATACAAGGACGTGGACATGGTGAGCACCATGTCAGGATCATCGTCCTCATTAGACACCGGCAGCGGACACCGGTCACGAGACGCCCACTCCACGGGCTCGAGGTTCAGGGTGCCCGAGGAGGACTCGTGCGACTCCGAGAGCGTGGCATCCAACTTTGAGTTCCACAAGGAGCGAGGGGCCAGCGCTCGGTCGGCGCCCGCGCCCGCGGCGGCGGTTCCGCCGTTCTCGAAGCACCCGCCGTCGAAGTGGGACGATGCGCAGAAATGGATTGCCAGCCCGACGGCGAACCGGCCTGGTAGGGCCGGCAATGGAGCTTTCccgaggaagatggagaagagtgGTTTTGGTGGTGGGAGGCTGCCGGCGACGAAGGTTGtgttggaggccatggaagaGATAGATACTAAGAGGATAGACCCGAGCCAAGAGAAGAGGGAGATAGGGTGGCAGAAAGCGGCCAACTGGGCCACACCTGATCCCTATCCAGAAGTGGAGCCTTGCGCAAAGTCTACACTTGCTGCGGAAAGTGTGATAGTTGATTCAGCTG TTACTCTTAGCTGTGACTCATCTACCACGCTTCAGAGTGCCACCACATGCATACCACCCCCACCAACAGTCCGGTCAGTATCGATGAGGGATATGGGTACGGAAATGACTCCGATTGCAAGCCAAGAACCATCCCGGACAGGAACACCGGTGAGAGCAACAAGTCCGGATTGCTCCCGGCCAACTACTCCACGAAGGACATTGGGCGTCAATGCTGCCAGTGCTGTTATCAACCGCGGTGAATGTAGCAATGCAGAATTAAGCGAACAGGAGCTGCAACTGAAGACGAGGAGAGAAATAATGCTTCTTGGCACTCAGCTAGGTAAAACCAGCATCGCAGCGTGGGCGAGTAAGAAGGAAGAGGAAAAGGATGCATCACTATCTCTCAAGAAAGTGTCGTTGGACCAATCTACACAGAATGCAACTGAAATCCGTGCAGCTGCATGGGAGGAGGCAGAGAAGGCCAAATACTTAGCAAG GTTTAAACGCGAAGAAATCAAGATCCACGCATGGGAAGATCACCAGAAAGCCAAAATTGAAGCTGAAATGAGAAAAATCGAG GTCGATGTGGAGAGGATGCGAGCCCGTGCGCAGGACAGGCTGATGAGCAAGCTCGCGTCCACAAGGCACGCTGCGGACGAGCAGCGAGCTGACGCGGAGTCGAAGAGGGACCGTAGTGCCGCAAGGACGGCAGAGCAGGCAGAGCACATCAGGAGAACTGGCCGGATGCCATCCTCGCTCGGCTGCTGGAACTGGTGCTCGTAG
- the LOC127308806 gene encoding uncharacterized protein: MASQQQSPAATLSPPPKKKKAPSLPPTTITGLDQDTLREIFVRLPSLPTLVRAAFTCRTFLDAVRSSPAFRRRFRDLHCSPVLGHFIGNEEVTLIPNFLPLRRRSDPDLGAVLRGADFFLTRLPVSDQEDAVPDPDPEEDDDAFPGWSIHDCRDGFLVLGNWSAEQMAVYNPLTRTMDLFPLPPREDSDSDPDDGLYFDFHILPSEQDHRSFRLVCVRHGETGARPLVLSSSDTSSKWQDFPWAHIDGLWPQNGTMVNGCIYWTIGMPDDARVLNTATMQFSRIHLPPRRVNTTWKAGETKDGRLCMASVPFEVQAQRPLDVWFWRADGDGVERWMLDKSLPMQELAEVVQCHIDDDGVLNKLGRVLRGASHPYIMPWPRSLVHNKLSSLSS; encoded by the exons ATGGCATCTCAGCAACAGTCGCCGGCGGCGACGTTATCGCcgccgccgaagaagaagaaagcCCCATCACTACCTCCTACCACCATAACCGGCCTTGACCAAGACACTCTGCGCGAGATCTTCGTccgcctcccctctctccccaccCTCGTCCGCGCCGCCTTCACTTGCCGCACCTTCCTCGACGCCGTCCGTTCGTCCCCCGCCTTCCGCCGCCGCTTCCGCGACCTCCACTGCTCCCCAGTCCTAGGTCACTTTATCGGCAACGAAGAAGTCACCCTTATCCCTAACTTCCTACCTCTCCGCCGCCGCTCCGACCCAGACCTTGGGGCTGTCCTCCGTGGGGCCGATTTCTTCCTCACCCGCCTCCCAGTTTCCGACCAAGAAGACGCCGTCCCCGACCCCGACCCCGAAGAGGACGATGATGCATTCCCCGGGTGGTCAATCCACGACTGCCGCGATGGATTCCTTGTTCTCGGCAACTGGAGCGCCGAGCAGATGGCCGTCTACAACCCGCTCACGCGCACCATGGATCTGTTTCCCCTGCCGCCGCGCGAGGACTCGGACTCCGATCCCGACGATGGCTTGTACTTTGATTTCCACATCCTGCCCTCAGAACAAGACCACCGCTCGTTCCGCCTTGTGTGCGTCCGGCACGGCGAGACTGGGGCGCGACCTCTTGTCTTATCATCATCGGACACCAGCAGCAAGTGGCAGGATTTTCCATGGGCACACATCGACGGGCTCTGGCCTCAGAACGGCACCATGGTGAATGGCTGCATCTATTGGACCATTGGAATGCCAGATGACGCCCGTGTGCTCAACACCGCTACGATGCAATTCTCCCGAATTCATCTGCCGCCGCGGAGAGTGAATACGACATGGAAGGCTGGCGAGACCAAGGATGGAAGGCTATGTATGGCATCCGTACCGTTCGAAGTCCAAGCCCAACGGCCGCTTGATGTTTGGTTCTGGAGAGCCGATGGCGATGGTGTTGAGAGATGGATGCTGGATAAGTCGCTTCCGATGCAGGAGCTTGCTGAGGTCGTTCAGTGTCACATCGATGATGATG GGGTCCTGAACAAGCTTGGTCGTGTCCTTCGTGGTGCGTCCCATCCGTATATCATGCCGTGGCCTCGTTCTTTGGTGCACAACAAG CTAAGCAGTTTGTCCAGTTGA
- the LOC127308805 gene encoding DNA-directed RNA polymerase II subunit 4, translated as MSGEPREEEENAAELKIGEEFLKAKCLMNCEVAIILEHKYEQLQHMSSDGGADQVSQVFEKSQGYVKRFSRYKNPDAVRQVRETLSRYSLHEFELCTLGNLCPDTADEARALVPSLVPGGRFQGDERIDKMLNDLSLIKKFE; from the exons ATGTCCGGCGAGCCgcgcgaggaggaggagaacgcCGCCGAGCTCAAGATCGGCGAAG AGTTCCTCAAGGCCAAGTGCCTGATGAACTGCGAGGTGGCCATCATCCTGGAGCACAAGTACGAGCAGCTGCAGCACATGTCCTCCGACGGCGGCGCCGACCAGGTCTCGCAGGTCTTCGAGAAGTCGCAGGGCTACGTCAAGCGCTTCAGCCGCTACAAGAACCCCGACGCCGTGCGCCAGGTGCGCGAGACGCTCTCGCGATACAGCCTCCACGAGTTCGAGCTCTGCACGCTCGGGAACCTCTGCCCCGACACCGCCGACGAGGCCAGGGCGCTGGTCCCGTCCCTCGTGCCCGGGGGAAGGTTCCAGGGCGACGAGAGGATCGACAAGATGCTCAACGACCTCTCGCTCATCAAGAAGTTCGAGTAG